One stretch of Fibrobacter sp. UBA4297 DNA includes these proteins:
- a CDS encoding AAA family ATPase, whose translation MINKLISIKNYGKFKHFNRGMTDWDENLKKINVIYAPNGSGKTSLAVIFQSLSGNNDLILKKKSFDAIEPVEIKFIRNGKELKYEKNGWNSFLPCIEVFNSFYIDENIYSITIEDKLNKLNIFELSNAEEMKELKKRLKKEIDVKQDLSTKIKNLRKLLKKNSSEKKEKREQLLDQSEIEREQHEKAIKELEKKRYEITEKNRRKYIGFVNKYLAMFCDNMRIINIKTAPGGQKQNIIYSLQIDNHEITLKERGEISLKYCLSDGDKNALSLSFFLARFDMIPNVNDYIMIVDDPFTSFDYQRKTTTITQLTRLASKVKQFILLTHDLHFANDFNNSCNDQILNLKITPCIKEGISSNVLCLHDIKFEMLNGFNKDIMTLRRFKTLPREDSFYLREVIRCIRPSIEGIFRIKYYSYVEDKEWLGDFINKIRTCNEASPFYRLKEYLNEIEEINDYCKQYHHSNPNYMEVGISSCELKNYVNRTLKLIELI comes from the coding sequence ATGATAAATAAACTTATTTCGATAAAAAATTATGGTAAATTTAAACATTTTAACCGTGGTATGACGGATTGGGATGAAAATTTAAAAAAAATAAATGTTATATATGCTCCAAATGGTTCAGGAAAAACAAGTCTTGCGGTTATTTTCCAATCTTTAAGTGGAAATAATGATTTAATATTAAAGAAAAAAAGCTTTGATGCAATTGAACCTGTTGAAATAAAGTTTATAAGAAATGGAAAGGAGTTGAAGTATGAAAAAAATGGATGGAATTCTTTTTTACCTTGTATTGAGGTTTTTAATAGTTTTTACATAGATGAAAATATTTATAGCATAACAATTGAAGATAAATTAAATAAGTTAAATATTTTTGAACTTTCAAATGCTGAAGAAATGAAAGAGTTGAAAAAACGTCTAAAAAAAGAAATAGATGTAAAACAAGATTTATCAACAAAAATAAAAAATTTAAGAAAACTTTTAAAAAAAAATTCTAGTGAAAAAAAAGAGAAAAGAGAGCAATTGTTAGATCAATCAGAAATAGAGCGAGAACAACATGAAAAAGCTATTAAAGAATTAGAAAAAAAAAGGTATGAAATAACAGAAAAAAATCGTAGAAAATATATTGGGTTTGTTAATAAATATCTTGCGATGTTTTGTGATAATATGCGTATTATAAATATAAAAACTGCTCCAGGAGGACAAAAACAGAATATAATTTATAGTCTACAAATAGATAATCATGAAATTACACTTAAAGAACGAGGTGAAATTTCTTTAAAGTATTGTTTAAGTGATGGTGATAAAAATGCTTTGTCTTTATCGTTTTTTTTAGCGCGCTTTGACATGATTCCTAATGTAAATGATTATATAATGATTGTGGATGATCCGTTCACTAGTTTTGATTATCAGCGAAAAACAACAACAATAACGCAATTGACTAGATTAGCATCTAAGGTAAAACAGTTCATTCTTTTGACACATGATTTACATTTTGCAAATGATTTTAATAACTCTTGTAATGATCAAATTTTGAATCTAAAAATTACTCCTTGTATAAAAGAAGGTATTAGTAGTAATGTATTATGTTTACATGATATAAAATTTGAAATGTTAAATGGTTTTAATAAAGATATAATGACTCTTAGACGATTTAAAACTTTACCTAGAGAGGATTCCTTTTATTTAAGAGAAGTTATAAGATGCATTAGGCCTTCAATAGAAGGCATATTTAGAATAAAATATTACTCCTATGTTGAAGATAAAGAATGGCTTGGGGATTTTATTAATAAAATTCGTACGTGTAATGAAGCATCACCATTTTATAGGCTTAAAGAATACCTAAATGAAATTGAGGAAATTAATGATTATTGTAAACAATATCATCATAGTAACCCTAATTATATGGAGGTAGGTATTTCTTCTTGTGAGTTAAAAAATTATGTTAATCGAACACTAAAACTGATAGAATTGATTTAA